From bacterium, a single genomic window includes:
- a CDS encoding DUF4209 domain-containing protein produces the protein MELEEVYEKLESHSENNFWHDVTGDFLKVRDEKKENGFEEIAQIAQWEIEFFSFRIIKNELHSMWKSGDHEFPALKTFTDQTYDYLVTRLNSSKNPPVKARYAHILWLSPRRNFDYAKTAVDSYLASIILLEKLDQAEPDKHHGLHLVDTLLNAFRISISTKYKADVLKTEVLRLINEFYINSSSSFYLRFELTNLIIDQAKVFKDSDFLNITGVLTSVADVELKKDHWPSAIKLFELAERVDLKIKKDSTGWKRRMAEVYEKQMETRNDEDSVALTFCSHALELYKQINDRTKVSELELKFNQLKQSFQLGSVSHDIDISDVMEHAKSESNRLKALNNDDVFKYLISNKNLLPRYEDLADQAEKSKNEFPLQYLMPKTIYDKWGHPIQHFGNDEERMQFAILQGFDLSLQAAHLHFLHYIMIDLIRHRKISYESFCSFLDRDSWLTKEITRKTRKGNSYSYRWLDILSPGVQSYFTEIYFWLLDDDRKPNFVLVVDSLALKIEGLLRDICEFSGITAFISQNDGQGRITYRQKDINTLLREEKLLALIGQNDSFFLRFLLVEHVGYNLRNQVAHAFFGPDEYTVTAAHLLIIAILKLSRFQVIAKEPAET, from the coding sequence ATGGAGTTAGAAGAAGTTTACGAAAAGCTCGAGTCCCATTCCGAAAACAATTTTTGGCATGATGTCACTGGCGATTTCCTTAAAGTAAGAGATGAAAAAAAGGAAAATGGGTTTGAGGAAATTGCACAAATTGCCCAATGGGAAATTGAATTTTTCTCATTTCGGATTATCAAAAACGAACTCCACTCCATGTGGAAATCTGGTGACCATGAATTTCCAGCATTAAAAACCTTTACAGATCAGACCTACGACTACCTCGTCACCCGCCTAAACTCATCGAAAAACCCGCCTGTTAAAGCGCGATACGCTCATATCCTTTGGCTATCACCAAGACGAAATTTCGATTATGCAAAAACGGCAGTAGACTCTTATTTAGCATCAATTATTCTATTGGAAAAACTTGATCAGGCGGAACCAGATAAACATCACGGACTTCACTTAGTTGATACGCTTCTAAATGCCTTTCGCATTTCTATTTCGACCAAATATAAGGCCGATGTATTAAAGACAGAAGTGTTACGTTTGATCAATGAGTTTTATATTAATAGTTCTTCATCTTTCTATCTCCGGTTTGAATTGACTAATTTGATAATAGATCAGGCAAAGGTTTTCAAAGATAGCGATTTCCTAAATATCACTGGGGTATTGACATCCGTCGCCGATGTTGAACTTAAAAAAGATCATTGGCCTTCGGCAATCAAATTATTTGAACTGGCCGAACGCGTAGACCTTAAAATAAAGAAAGACTCAACGGGCTGGAAACGACGCATGGCTGAAGTTTATGAAAAGCAAATGGAAACCCGAAATGATGAAGATAGTGTTGCCTTGACGTTTTGCTCTCACGCTTTGGAGTTATACAAACAAATTAACGATAGAACAAAGGTTTCGGAATTAGAATTAAAATTCAATCAATTGAAACAATCATTCCAACTTGGTTCTGTTTCTCACGATATTGACATATCTGATGTAATGGAACATGCAAAATCGGAATCTAATCGGCTAAAGGCATTGAACAACGACGATGTGTTCAAGTACTTGATTTCAAACAAAAATTTACTCCCTCGATACGAAGACTTGGCGGACCAGGCTGAAAAGTCAAAGAATGAATTTCCATTACAATATCTAATGCCAAAGACGATTTATGATAAGTGGGGACATCCAATCCAGCATTTTGGCAACGATGAGGAACGAATGCAATTTGCCATTCTTCAGGGATTTGACTTGAGCCTTCAGGCGGCCCATCTTCATTTTTTGCATTACATAATGATTGATTTAATTCGACATAGAAAGATTTCATACGAATCTTTTTGTTCCTTTCTCGATAGAGATTCGTGGCTTACAAAAGAGATTACTAGGAAAACACGTAAGGGTAATTCCTATTCCTATCGTTGGTTAGATATTCTTTCGCCCGGAGTTCAAAGCTATTTTACAGAAATATACTTTTGGCTCTTGGATGATGATCGAAAACCGAATTTCGTGTTAGTTGTCGATTCGTTAGCTTTGAAGATCGAAGGACTACTTAGGGATATTTGTGAGTTTTCAGGAATCACAGCTTTTATTTCTCAAAATGATGGACAGGGAAGAATTACATATCGCCAAAAGGATATAAACACTCTTTTGCGAGAAGAGAAGCTTCTGGCGTTAATCGGTCAAAATGATAGTTTTTTCCTTCGGTTTTTGCTTGTTGAGCATGTCGGGTATAATTTACGAAATCAGGTGGCTCATGCTTTTTTCGGGCCTGATGAATATACAGTTACAGCAGCTCATCTTTTGATTATTGCGATTTTGAAGCTTTCAAGATTTCAAGTTATTGCAAAAGAACCGGCAGAAACTTAG
- a CDS encoding efflux RND transporter permease subunit: MLDKIIQASLKNKLLVVLSAIGILIGGTYVLFRIPVDVFPDLTAPTVTILTEAHGMAPEEVETLVTFPIETSVNGATNVRRVRSSTAMGISIVWVEFEWGTDIFIARQIINEKLQLISGQLPKGVSPPVLAPISSIMGEIMLISLSSDRHSELDVRSAADWTIRKRLLAIPGVSQVVPIGGGTKQYQVLVDPEKLIAYEVTLQQVLKAVETSNQNSSGGVFMEKGQEYLIRGLGRVYSPADVEQSAIAVRNGSPILVRDVAEVKIGAATKIGDASVNAMPAVIISIQKQPAANTLSLTERIESELVNIQGSLPEGMTINKHIFRQADFIQVAIDNVAVALRDGALLVIMVLFLFLGNFRTTFISLTAMPLSLISAVFVMKLFDITINTMTLGGMVIAVGAIVDDAIIDVENVFRRLKENNQLPESARKPAMEIIFSASKEIRSSIVNATLIIVVVFLPLFFLGGVEGRLLQPLGIAYVASVSASLVVALTLTPALCAYILPTMKFMTHASDSYVVRNLKRWYKKTLTVVLAKPNLVLASAMITLLAALSIVPFLGRSFLPEFNEGSLTINVVTMPGTSLEESNKIGSMVETILLGHPSIKSTARRTGRAELDEHAQGVNAAELDARFELNGTSKEEMFNDLRQKLSVVPGTNITIGQPLGHRIDHMLSGTRANIAVKVFGPDLYRLRFIGQEVKKQMEDIEGIADLALEQQIEVPQITVKANRTMMARYGLTVADLSEAIDVAFNGEVVSQIVEEQKTFDLLVRYDEAHRGSIEKIKQMMIDTPMGIRVSIGEVATIASQKGPNTISRENVQRKIVVQANVSDRDLRSVVNDIKVRIENNVKLPEGYHIEYGGQFETEQEASKTIGFLSVAAILIVFLILFFEFKSLRTAFIVMVNLPLALIGGIAAVFISDGIVSVASLIGFITLFGIATRNGILMVAHYQHLIGEGKEFREAIFQGSIDRLTPVLMTALTAALALIPLVLSADQPGSEIQAPMAVVILGGLLSSTALNMIVIPALFVRFGRNNSN, from the coding sequence ATGCTTGATAAAATCATACAGGCGTCTCTAAAAAACAAATTACTGGTGGTATTGAGCGCGATAGGCATTTTGATCGGCGGGACGTACGTTCTCTTCCGTATACCGGTTGATGTTTTTCCTGATCTCACCGCGCCAACGGTAACCATCTTAACCGAAGCGCACGGCATGGCGCCGGAAGAAGTCGAGACTTTAGTGACCTTCCCCATCGAGACTTCCGTCAATGGAGCGACTAATGTCCGCCGCGTTCGTTCATCGACTGCCATGGGCATCTCAATCGTTTGGGTTGAGTTTGAGTGGGGCACGGACATTTTCATTGCGCGGCAAATCATCAACGAAAAATTACAATTGATTTCCGGCCAATTGCCTAAAGGTGTTTCTCCACCCGTACTCGCGCCTATATCGTCGATTATGGGCGAAATCATGCTCATTAGCCTTTCAAGTGACCGTCATTCCGAGCTTGATGTCCGCTCCGCTGCAGACTGGACTATACGGAAACGACTTTTAGCTATTCCGGGAGTTTCACAAGTAGTCCCAATTGGAGGCGGAACAAAACAATACCAAGTGCTTGTCGATCCTGAAAAGCTCATTGCCTACGAGGTTACATTACAACAAGTTCTGAAAGCGGTTGAGACATCCAATCAAAATTCTTCCGGCGGCGTTTTTATGGAAAAAGGCCAGGAATACCTGATTCGTGGCCTTGGGCGTGTCTATTCGCCAGCGGACGTCGAACAGTCAGCCATTGCGGTAAGAAATGGTTCGCCTATTCTAGTTCGCGATGTTGCTGAAGTCAAAATCGGCGCAGCAACGAAGATCGGGGACGCTTCGGTCAACGCGATGCCGGCTGTGATTATCTCCATTCAAAAACAACCGGCCGCAAATACCTTGTCTTTAACTGAGCGGATCGAATCCGAATTGGTCAATATCCAGGGTTCCCTTCCTGAAGGCATGACCATCAACAAACATATTTTTCGCCAGGCTGATTTCATCCAGGTTGCCATTGATAATGTCGCGGTGGCTCTTAGGGATGGGGCGTTATTGGTAATCATGGTGTTATTTTTGTTTCTTGGAAATTTCAGAACGACGTTCATCTCGCTGACCGCAATGCCGCTTTCCTTAATCTCCGCCGTTTTCGTGATGAAACTTTTTGATATTACGATCAACACGATGACTCTTGGAGGAATGGTTATCGCCGTTGGAGCCATTGTGGATGACGCGATCATCGATGTGGAAAATGTATTTCGAAGGCTTAAAGAGAATAATCAACTCCCCGAGTCGGCCCGCAAACCTGCGATGGAAATAATATTCTCTGCATCAAAAGAAATACGTTCATCTATCGTCAATGCTACTCTGATTATTGTAGTTGTTTTCTTGCCATTGTTTTTCCTCGGCGGCGTCGAGGGCAGGCTCTTACAGCCGCTGGGAATTGCTTATGTCGCATCGGTTTCCGCATCTTTAGTCGTTGCGTTAACGCTCACGCCAGCGCTTTGTGCGTATATCCTGCCGACAATGAAATTCATGACGCATGCCAGTGACAGCTATGTAGTCAGGAATTTAAAACGTTGGTATAAAAAAACTTTAACCGTTGTACTTGCGAAGCCCAATCTGGTTCTGGCGTCAGCCATGATTACGCTTTTGGCCGCCTTATCGATAGTGCCGTTTTTAGGCCGTTCGTTCTTACCTGAATTCAACGAAGGCTCGCTCACTATCAACGTGGTGACCATGCCGGGTACATCGCTTGAAGAATCTAATAAAATCGGCTCGATGGTTGAAACTATTTTACTCGGCCATCCATCCATTAAATCAACGGCCAGACGAACGGGACGCGCTGAACTTGACGAACATGCCCAAGGGGTCAACGCGGCTGAACTGGATGCACGTTTTGAACTCAACGGAACGTCTAAGGAAGAAATGTTTAATGATTTGCGGCAAAAGCTCAGCGTGGTTCCCGGAACTAACATAACCATTGGTCAGCCTCTGGGTCATAGAATTGATCACATGTTGTCCGGCACACGCGCGAATATCGCCGTTAAAGTTTTTGGGCCGGACCTTTACCGCCTGCGTTTTATCGGCCAGGAAGTCAAGAAACAAATGGAGGATATTGAAGGTATCGCTGATTTGGCATTGGAACAACAAATCGAAGTTCCTCAAATTACCGTTAAAGCTAATCGCACCATGATGGCTCGTTATGGATTGACCGTTGCCGATTTATCCGAAGCGATAGATGTGGCGTTTAACGGGGAAGTCGTTTCACAAATTGTAGAAGAACAAAAGACGTTTGATCTTTTAGTGCGTTATGATGAGGCCCATCGCGGAAGCATCGAAAAAATCAAACAAATGATGATCGATACGCCGATGGGTATTCGTGTTTCGATTGGCGAAGTTGCAACTATCGCCTCGCAAAAAGGCCCCAATACCATTAGCCGTGAGAATGTTCAAAGAAAGATTGTTGTACAAGCCAATGTTTCCGATCGCGATTTGCGGAGCGTGGTTAACGACATTAAAGTTCGGATAGAAAACAACGTAAAGCTTCCGGAAGGTTATCATATTGAATATGGCGGCCAGTTTGAGACGGAGCAAGAAGCATCAAAAACCATTGGTTTCCTTAGCGTGGCGGCTATTTTGATTGTTTTCCTGATTCTTTTTTTCGAATTCAAGTCCCTACGGACGGCCTTCATCGTTATGGTCAATCTTCCTCTGGCGTTGATTGGCGGCATTGCCGCCGTTTTTATCTCCGACGGAATTGTGAGCGTGGCCTCGTTGATCGGCTTTATCACGTTATTCGGAATTGCGACCCGAAACGGAATTCTTATGGTTGCCCATTACCAGCATCTCATAGGTGAAGGAAAAGAATTTCGTGAGGCCATCTTTCAGGGCTCCATTGACCGATTAACCCCTGTTCTTATGACGGCGCTCACGGCAGCACTAGCTTTGATTCCTCTGGTTTTGTCGGCCGATCAACCGGGAAGCGAAATACAGGCTCCGATGGCTGTCGTTATTCTTGGCGGGCTACTGAGTTCAACGGCACTAAACATGATCGTTATTCCGGCATTATTCGTCAGATTTGGCAGGAATAATTCCAATTGA
- a CDS encoding efflux RND transporter periplasmic adaptor subunit, which translates to MRQFCLMAIVYSLIWGCSTQQKEIVHQVTGGGSVTIWTSKTELFMEHPALIVGREARFAVHLTTLESFKAVSEGSITLIFESNGTTFQTTESKPTSPGIYRPTVKFEKSGTYSLALILGEPNKDTVRVNTIAVYESEKDIPESSEEKSNEQTISFLKEQQWKIDFRTEPVQKGVITGSVPGAGEIIPRLNGDIIVSAPFAGLILPEDNLSVPAPGSYVSKGQSLATMAPAVQQPDGGEPFAEQYANAENELYVTRQDFERVKKLFDQKLASLKEFEEAEAKYKKAEGRLNGISRFVRFDTGNQKNYNFTLTSPIEGRIAEVNFKIGKQFNAGEPLFRIVNTNRVWLKTAVPVTEIGKIGRVVNAEFVIPGFNSRFEVHQNNGKLISIGSVVDEKSRTVPLIFEISNPNDQFRIGMFATVHVKTGRADTVLSVPETALIEEEGHYALYVHAEGESFVKRMVELGERDGKRVGILSGLHEGERVVTVGAYQVRLASVSSQLPAHGHEH; encoded by the coding sequence ATGAGACAATTTTGCCTTATGGCTATAGTCTATTCTCTAATATGGGGTTGCTCAACCCAGCAAAAAGAGATCGTACATCAAGTCACAGGCGGCGGATCCGTCACAATTTGGACAAGCAAAACGGAGCTCTTTATGGAACATCCGGCTTTAATCGTCGGACGTGAAGCGCGTTTTGCCGTTCATCTCACAACACTCGAGAGTTTCAAAGCCGTTAGCGAAGGAAGTATCACATTGATATTCGAATCCAATGGCACAACCTTTCAAACAACGGAGTCGAAACCGACATCGCCCGGTATTTACAGGCCTACTGTAAAGTTTGAAAAAAGCGGCACGTATTCTCTTGCATTGATTCTCGGCGAGCCAAATAAAGATACGGTTCGTGTGAATACCATTGCCGTTTATGAATCTGAAAAAGATATTCCTGAATCCTCCGAAGAAAAATCCAATGAACAAACTATTTCATTTCTCAAAGAACAGCAATGGAAGATCGATTTTCGCACAGAGCCTGTTCAAAAAGGAGTAATCACCGGTTCCGTACCGGGTGCAGGAGAAATTATTCCCCGGCTTAACGGCGATATTATTGTATCTGCGCCATTTGCCGGATTGATTTTGCCGGAAGACAATCTATCCGTTCCAGCGCCAGGATCATATGTCAGCAAAGGACAATCGCTTGCAACAATGGCACCGGCCGTTCAGCAACCGGATGGCGGCGAACCGTTTGCGGAACAATATGCAAACGCAGAGAATGAACTTTACGTCACGAGGCAAGACTTCGAGCGGGTAAAAAAACTTTTCGATCAAAAGCTTGCTTCGCTAAAAGAATTTGAAGAAGCTGAGGCGAAATACAAAAAAGCGGAAGGCCGTTTGAATGGAATTTCACGCTTCGTGCGATTTGATACAGGAAACCAGAAAAACTACAACTTTACCTTAACTTCACCCATTGAAGGGCGAATCGCCGAAGTGAACTTTAAAATTGGGAAACAATTTAATGCCGGTGAGCCTTTATTTCGGATTGTCAATACGAATAGGGTCTGGCTAAAAACAGCGGTCCCTGTCACGGAAATCGGCAAGATTGGCAGGGTTGTTAATGCAGAATTTGTGATTCCAGGGTTTAATTCGCGTTTTGAAGTCCATCAGAATAACGGAAAGCTGATCAGTATCGGCTCGGTCGTAGATGAGAAAAGCCGGACGGTTCCCTTGATTTTCGAAATATCAAATCCGAACGATCAATTTCGCATCGGCATGTTTGCCACCGTCCATGTCAAAACCGGAAGAGCCGATACGGTCCTTTCTGTGCCGGAAACTGCTTTGATCGAAGAAGAAGGCCATTATGCACTGTATGTTCATGCCGAAGGCGAGTCGTTTGTAAAACGTATGGTTGAACTTGGTGAGCGCGACGGAAAAAGGGTGGGAATTCTTAGCGGTCTTCACGAAGGTGAACGTGTCGTAACGGTTGGGGCATACCAAGTACGTTTGGCATCCGTTTCAAGCCAGTTGCCCGCTCACGGCCATGAACATTAA